The genomic window CACTTTGACAGTGTTCTGTTGAAGAGGTCATATTTAAAGCATCTtaaatttcatcatttccttccacTAACACTAATAGCACTAATGCTCCATCATTTAATACATAAATGATCTTTAACAGGTTCTATGGCTGAAAAGTATATAATCCTGCAGGCAGACTGGGAATTGACCTCTCTGAACTGAGCTAGGCTAGTCCTCAGGCACCAGACCTTACTCCATTCATCATCAAcctaatgagaaataaaatgcaatatgCTAAAAGAAAAAGCTCTCTTTTTTGTCTGATATCAAGAAAGgtgaaaagaaattctaaatttgtGTAATATGTGgtttgtgtgtgtgaatatatacatcTCATACATataattgtgtgtatatatatatatatactcatttacATAAAACTATTTTTACCTATGTTATTGTTTTGTCATAGTTGATTGTGCTATTTCACACTGGAAAATGACTTCAAGACGAACATAAATCATAAATTCCAGCAAAATATATGTTAAGAAAGGAAGCCACTAAGAAATTATAATGAAAAGAGCCCTGGCTCCAAagtcagaagatctaggttcaaactGAATCCCTGAAATTGGCTCtaagatcttgggcaagtcacaacctccccTGGCCTCAGGCTCCTCATTTTAAACTTGACTCAAGATGACCTCTTGAGTTCTCACTTTAGATCCATGATCCTATAAAGATTTTCATCAATCTATGTTGAGAGATAGTCCTTTTAAATTAAAACATGAAACCTATTGATTGCTTCATTGTTGATGAaaataaagtgttttatagtCCTTATTAATACAAACATCCTTTGAAGAACATggagacaaaaataaagtgagaatagGCATAAGTTTAGTCAAAGACTGAAATACTGGTTTAAATGAGTTAAGATCAATTTAGAATAAAAGGTAAGCAGAATCATATTGCTGTACAACTCTAGGTCAACATGGAAAAGGGAAATTATCTGTGGAGGTGGAGCATACTAACATCCAGGAGATCACAAGGCCTTTTAGAGGAAGAAATCCTGTTGACCCTTGAAAGAATATCAGGATTCTAAGAGAATGTGGATAGGAAGTATATTCCACTTGATGTGGTGCTGGCAAATCTTCCATCTCCATAGCTGACACtaattcaggccctcatcacctcatctGGACCTTCTGACTTGTTTCCTGCTCTCAGTCTCCCCTATGAATCCATCCCTAAAGCACAACTCCCTTATTACAGAATACAGACTCCtcaatgtggtttttttttttaatcctccatCAAATCATTCCAGATTTCATATAACTCTCTGCTGGAGACAATGTGTTCAAATCAATCTTCATTAGACATTTTCTTGtagattcaaaatttttttctttagatgacTTTTAGGCTAAGATTACAAATACAATCCTTTAATTGACTATGGTGCTGtggaacaaaaatgaaacatggatattttaaaataacttaaaatgtTTTTGGTGAGGTAACATAGTTAGGATAGCTTGGTGGCACACTGgttagagtactgggtctggagtcagggcgtctcatctgagttcagatgtgacttcagacactaactgtgtaagctgaacctggacaagtcattaaattatatttgcctcacattcctcaactgtaaaatgagctggagaaggaaatggcaaaccactccagtatctgcccaagaaagccctaaatgggataatgaagagtcagacacaactgaacaacaagcaTCTATAAGTGTTGCACCAAGATTTTGGTTACATGCTATGTATTTATTTGGGAGTCATCAGCATGAGTGAACTACTAAAAGCTTAGCTCACCaagacaaaggaaataaaagagaccAGGACAGTCTTGGTTTCACTCCTGTTCTTGTTGCAAATGTGGTTGACAATCTGAATCAGAGCCATTCATTGAAGCGATTTGGAACTTTATTCACTTCACCAAAGATCTGTCCTGATGATTGATTATTGGCAATGGTAAAAGGAATAGGGAGGAAAATCCCACACAACACTTAGGTGTCCAGATGGGATTTATTAAAGGAGCTCTACTATAAGCTTCAGGAGTCTCGTTTGTATTGAGGTGGTGAAATGGTCCAATCTGTGATGAAGACTAATATGGAgcaaattaatttctattctctcTAGTTCTCTATCTGTACTTTGGGATCATTAAGCACAGTTACTAGTTGAAGGCAATAAGAACATAAAAATGGAATGTTTCCCAATCTACTCTAGGTCAACTGTAAGAGGAATATGGGGGCTCTTATCTATAATCCTAGGTGCCATAGGTATATTTAAGCCCAACTGGACACTTATATGAAGTTTTATAACAGGGAAAATAAGGGAAGAACTCTGCTGATCTAGGAGTAgaatcaaggaagaaattaagtGTATAGAATGTTGggccttgaatcaggaagatttaagttcaaaaccagtctcagatacttcatagctatgtaatcctgggcaagtcatttaacctttgtttgcttcagtttcctcaactgtaaaatgaagatatcaaTAGTATCTGCCTTATTgagttattataaggatcaaatgaagaaatatttatcaaatgctttgcaTAGCAAAGCCTGAAATACTGGTTAAAATGAGTTAAGATCAACTTAGAATAAAAGGTAAGCAGAACCATATTGCTGTACAATTGATCCCTGCCATCTTTTGTGAGACCCAAATCATGGAGTCAATATTTATATCATGAGATCCATCCATtgccccaaagggcaataaaaatgttcattttcctCATATTAGCTAGCTAAATGCTTCTTACTTCCCTGTTTTCCTCTTCTAGGAAGTACATGAGGAGCATTTTAAGTATGACCTTGGACCATTcaaatgagaatcaaatgatgtTGGTGCCCATGACTTTATCCCTTGGGATTCTCTAACTCAGAATCTATAAGGGAATGACCATCAAAAGCACAAAAATCCTAAACCAGAGGAAAAAGCCCCAGTTCCCAATACCTTTTAATTGTActgcctttctctcttttcattatttcctaaaTAGGAAATAGTATATattgtatgtttgtatatgtttgtttttGGTCTCCCCATTAGAGTGCAAGATCCTTAAGGGTAGGaactattttttgcctctttttgtatcccaagTACCCAGCACATTGCCTGGTAACATGTtgtttattaataaatgtttattgactgacaaaaatttgtataaatgtgtgtgagtgtgtatatatatatatatatatatatataatatgcatttttcCTAGTCAGCATTATTAATTGATTTACATTCCTCAGAGAAAGAATGGCACATGCAGTTGCCAAGTCCTAAGAATCAAACATAAACTAATACACATCGTAAAAAAGGTCATAGAAGCCAAAAATCACACAATCTGTCAATAaggttgttttttagtttttgcaaggcaatggggttaagtggcttgcccaaggtcacgcagctaggtaattattaagtgtctgagactggatttgaacccaggtactcctgactccagggccggtgctctatccactgcgccacctagccgccccggtcaATAAGTTTTTACTAAGTATCTACTTTGTACTAAATAACATGTTAGGAGCTGAGAATAGGAAGACAAGGGTAAAACTAGTCCCCACTctcaaggattttacattctGGGGGAAACAATATGTTTTTATGTAAGTGtgtatccatatccatatatctatatatctatatatctatctatatatatctatatatatatatatatatatataaaatgtatccTAATAGATATGTATAGATGCTATGAAATGTGTTGCAGTATAGTTTAAGGAACCCTACATATAAttcagcaaaagagactgaggaaaGATTAATCAGACAGGAGGAATACTGGGAGACACTGGTattaaaaagtcaagagaaaAGTAAATTCAGTGGGAGAAACGATTGTGTCAAAAGCTGCAGATGACTAGTCAAGAAGGATAAGGATGCAGAAAAAAACAACCATTGGATTTAACTATTTAGATTATCAGTTACCTTGAAGAAGTTTCAATCAAATGGTGGGATTAGAAGCAAATTTTAACATCTGAGAAGTgagtggaagaaggggaaatggaGGTAATGGTGTAGACGGTTTTTTCTAAGTGTTTTGCTATGAAAGTGAGAAAGGGAGCAAGACATAGGATGTTAGGTTGTCCTAAGAGATATCAGGATCAAGGATGGGGTTTGGGCTGAGATGGCATGTTTGTagctaacaaacaaaaaaagtttaaatacttAATCCTAAGCAATGAATTCTACAATTTATATGTTTAGGGACAGGCCATTAAGAAATATTTGACAAGAAATACTTGcttataccactactgggtctgtaccctgaagaaatgatgaaaaagggtaaaaacatcacttgtacaaaaatattcatagcagcactgtttgtggtggcaaagaattggaaattgagtaaatgtccttcacttggggaatggcttagaaaactggtatatgtatgtatgtcatgggacactattgttctattagaaaccaggagggatgggaattcagggaagcttggagggatttgcatgaactgatgctaagtgagatgagcagaaccagaaaaacactgtacacccaaacagcaacatgggggtgatgttcaaccttgatggactcactcattccatcagtgtaagaATCCGGAACAATCtgggtctgtctgcaatggagaataccatctgtatccagaaaaacaattgtggagtttgaacaaagaccaaggactcttaactttaatttaggaaaaaaaaaccagatatcttattgtctgatcttgctatctcttatactttatgtttcttcctaaaggatatgatttctctctcatcatgctcaatttggatcaatgtacaacatggaaacaaagtaaagactgacaaattgctttctgtggggtgggggtggggagtaagaatgggggggattgtaaaaaaaaataaaatctttcattaaaaaaaagaaatacttgctTTGGGAACCTGCAGAATCTAAATGAAGTTTcacatttaagttttttttagcTAGTATATTTAATACTAAAGAGGTAAGGTGATGAAAAGggtcagccttggagtcagaaagaaatagGATCCAGTCCTGCCTCTGAAAAAATTAGGTTTGTGACCATAAGTAAGTTAACCTTTCAATATCCCAGAAAACTCTAatactataaaactgtgcatctATCAAAACTAGCAAAAGTTTCTCCATATTGAGAGCTTCCCATACAGATGAAAACCTAGGGGAAAAATCCATTCTCCAAAAAATgagaaactagataattttgattacattaaattaaaaagcttttgcacaaacaaaaaccaCTAAactatagagagaactgagtcaaatttataaaaaaagccattcccaattgacaaatggtcaaaggatatgtagacacaatttacagatgagaaaatcaaagtgatccatagtcatatgaaaatacgAAAAatatctctaaatcattattgattagataaatacaaattaaagcatctctgaagtattacctcacacctctcagactagccaatatgaccagaaaggacagtgatcaatgttggaaaggatgtgggaaatctgggacactagtacattgttggtggagactCATCCactctttctggagagcaatttggaactacacccaaagggcaacaaaaatgtgcatatcctttgatccagcaataccaccactgggtctataccctgaagagatcatgaaaaagggttaaaaacatcacttgtacaaaaatgttcttagcagttctatttgtggtgacaaagaattggaaattgagtgaatgtccatcaattggggaatggctgaacaaattgtggtgtatgtatgctatggaacactattgttctattagaaaccggggggatgggaattcagagaagcctggagggatttgcatgaactgatgcctagagatgagcagaaccagaagaatattgtacaccataatagcaacatgggagtgatgatcaattttaatggacttgctcattccattagtgcaacaatcagggtcagTTTTAGGGTATCTACattggagaatacaatctgtatccaatttttaattttttttttaggtttttgcaaggcaatggggttaagtgacttgcccaaggccacacagctaggtaattattaagtgtctgaggctagatttgaactcaggtcctcatgacttcagggttggtgctctatccactacactgcctagctgcccccatatcatctgtatccaaagaaagaattgtggagttcaaacaaagaccaaagactattacctttaattttttttaaaaaaaagctatctttttatgtaattttgctatctcttatgttttattttttccttaaggatatgatttctctctcaacacattcagttttgatcagtgtatagcatagaaacaatgtaaagactatcatactgccttctgtgggggtgggggagggaagcaagattgggggaaaaattataaaattcaaaaagcaattaaaaataaaggaaggtggcGGAGTCGGCGGCGCTGCCAGGGCCGGCCCGTGTTCCACTCGCTCGCCTGTCCGGGGCCCAGCGGCGGCCGCGCGGAAGCCTTAAGTAAAGATGTCCGAATACATTCGGGTAACGGAAGACGAGAACGACGAGCCCATCGAGATCCCCTCCGAAGATGATGGGACGGTGCTGCTGTCCACGGTGACAGCCCAGTTCCCAGGAGCATGTGGGCTCCGCTACCGCAACCCGGTGTCCCAGTGCATGAGGGGCGTGAGGCTGGTAGAGGGGATCCTGCACGCTCCCGATGCCGGCTGGGGAAACCTGGTCTATGTTGTCAATTATCCAAAagataacaaaaggaaaatggatgAAACCGATGCCTCATCAGCAGTCAAAGTGAAAAGAGCTGTGCAGAAGACTTCTGATTTAATAGTCTTAGGTCTTCCCTGGAAAACAACTGAGCAggatttaaaagaatatttcagCACTTTTGGAGAAGTCCTTATGGTGCAGgtcaaaaaagacattaaaactgGTCATTCAAAGGGATTTGGGTTTGTTCGTTTCACCGAGTATGAAACACAAGTAAAAGTGATGTCACAGCACCATATGATAGATGGTCTGTGGTGTGACTGTAAACTTCCTAATTCCAAGCAAAGCCCAGATGAACCTTTGAGAAGCAGAAAGGTGTTTGTCGGACATTGTACAGAGGACATGACAGCTGATGAATTGCGGCAGTTTTTTTGCCAATATGGAGAAGTGCTAGATGTCTTCATTCCCAAACCATTCAGGGCCTTTGCCTTTGTTACCTTTGCAGATGATCAGGTTGCCCAGTCTCTTTGTGGAGAGGACTTGATCATTAAAGGCATCAGTGTACATATACCCAATGCTGAACCTAAGCACAATAGCAATAGGCAGTTAGAAAGAAGTGGAAGATTTGGTGGTAATCCAGGTGGCTTTGGAAATCAGGGTGGGTTTGGTTACAGTAGAGGGGGTGGAGCTGGTTTGGGAAACAACCAAGGCAGTAATATGGGTGGAGGGATGAATTTTGGAGCATTCAGCATCAACCCTGCTATGATGGCTGCCACCCAGGCAGCACTACAGAGCAGCTGGGGCATGATGGGCATGCTGGCTAGTCAACAGAACCAGTCGGGTCCATCAGGCAACAACCAAAGCCAGGGCAATATGCAGAGGGAACCCAACCAGGCGTTTGGTTCTGGGAATAACTCATATAGTGGTTCTAACTCTGGTGCAGCGATTGGTTGGGGTTCAGCATCCAATGCAGGGTCAGGCAGCGGGTTCAATGGAGGCTTTGGTTCAAGCATGGATTCCAAATCATCAGGTTAGGGAATGTAGACAGCTCTGATACTATGGTgggaatttaatttttctaaactcATGGTAAGTATATTGTAAAATACAGATGTACTAAAATTTTCAGAATCAGTTTGTTCCGTGTGCAGTATATTCAGCagtatttttgacatttttctttaggaaaagagaaaaaaaattaaaaggaattttataaGTTTTGTTACGTAAAGGGTTGAAATACTGAATGGTTTGAAAGTGAACTGCTATTTGCCTGATGGGTAAACTAACACACACTACAATTGATTATAAAAACGATTTCTCCTGTGATATTCTATCCCTGGACTTCTCGTCAAGTGAATTTCTTTGCATGTTCAAAATGGAAACCATTAGTCTGAACTGCATTCTCCTTGTTTTAATTTGATCCCCACCATGCAGATTTTTCCTTGGAAAACTCCAATCTGGAGAACACAGTGTCATGctgttggtatttttttttcattttattttttgttttgttttttaaccctGTCTCTCCTCATGTACTAAAATACGATATGAAGGCTTCATTTAATCTCTGCAGTTCATCTCATTTCAAATGTTTATGGAAGAAGCACTTCCTTGAAAGTAGTGCTGTAACCATTCCGCCGTAGGGACATTCCTGTCTACACGCTTTCTCATCCAAGAATCCTTCCTCGCCCTGCACATGCTGCCTCTCTGACGGTGGGTGTCCCATTTTTATCCGCTCCTCTTTATTTCATGGAGTCGTATCAACGCTATGAACGCGAGGCTGTGATATGGAACCAGAAGGCTGTTTGAACTTCTGAAAACTTGTGTGAGATTGATGGCATGAGAGGATGGTATGAGCGAGAAACAGGAGAGAGCGGAGTGCGTGCAGAGACTCGGTGGTGCATTGAACTTGGCGCGAGATGTGTCTCTCAATCCTGTGGCTTTGGTGAGAGTGCGGAGAGCAATGATAGCCAGTAATGTACGGGATGTTTCTTGCATTCAAAGGACATCCACATGTGTTGGAAGACTTTTAAGTGAGTTCTCTTCCTAGTTAACCAACTAGTTGAATGTGTTAAGTGAAatgaattatttgtattttctcccttatGTCAACTGCTGTGAATGCTGTATGGTGTGTGTTCTTTTCTGTTAATGATATGTAAGTGTGGTAATGTGACCTGAAGATGATGGGGGCTGTGACTGGGAACATTGACTGAGCTTGTGGTGTGCTTTGCAGGGTTTCTTTGAAGCAGAGTCCACCAGTGAGCTCAGGGTGTATCTCAAAGAAGGGTGGAAGTTCTAATGTCTGTAAGATACCCCTAAGAATGCTGTTTGCTGCAGTTCTGTGTTCTGTGCTTGGATGCTTTTTAGAAGATTTGTCAATGTTGGAAATTCTTAAATAAAActgatttaaataataaaaaaataaaaaaaaataaaggaaaatggggcagctaggtggtgcagtggatagagcactggccctggagtcaggagtacctgggttcaaatccggtctcaaacacttaataattacctagctgtgtggccttgggcaagccacaaacccatttgccttgcaaaaacctaaaaacaaaaaaaaggaaaaaaataaaaatattgttaagTAATGTTAATGATTTAGATAAGTTATGCCACAAAGTGAACTTTgagttcaatgaaaaaaatattttgtatgaattatttttcctatgcaatcataatatttaatttaaaacagAAGACAAAGTAAATGATAATTAATTCTAAAAAGTGATGATGATGGTCCTTTGTTCTCAAGACCATGACActgtgtgcttgtcatgataccatgacaagttcatgaattgaatttgggtgCTGTATGAAGttatcaacctcattttctcttccagagctatctgggtccagaagccagatatgaatcaggatgaatggagatggccctggatatgaggcaatcagggttaagtgacttgcccaagatcacatggctagtaagtgacaggtgtctgaggctagattcaaactcctgtcctcttgtctccaaggccagtgctctatccactgcaccaccagtaTGAAGCACTAACCCTTGTGCCAATCATCACAGATCTGTGAATCACtgccttgttttatttttaatacctgCAATTGGTATTCAATTCAAATTACAGGCATTTAATAACATATAGAAACACAAGATCATTAGCAGTACTGGATGGACTCCTTGATTGGTTCATAAGGGTTGAACTCAAAGGATTCACTAGGAAGACCTGGGGGTCCAATCCAGCAAAAGGCTTAGGCTGAATGAAGGCATATATCCtgcaagtcactgaatcccaaGAGACCCAAAGTCTGTGTAAAGGACTTGGAAAGGGCTTCAGATACACTAAGTTAAACTGCCCTTTGCATTTTCTCATCCCTTTGGCAGTTAAATCTTTTCATATAACAGCTGCTGCTCCTGAGCAATTCATCTCCAGGCTTTGGGTGCCCTTGTAACACCTGCAGCAAAGCTATAGAGAGCTGTCTTCTCTTGTGGTAGATGTGACCCATTATTATATACCCACTGCCTGaaaaagtagcagaatataaaagtTAGGCCAGATGTCAGTCAGCCCAGTGGAAAAGATggtaaaaaagagaaggaaatactGTAAAAGAAGCTAATAACATGTTATTATATCAGTATACTGATATATCAGTACAATATCAGTGGGATTCTCTGTCTGTGAAGACCTCAAAAGGAAAAGATCTGCTTAAAATGCAATTCTGAACCCATatcaatatattttccttttttttcccctagaaagacttgcatagaCTGATGCAAAATGGAATAGGCAAAACAGGAGAcaattgtacacaataatagcaatattacacaatgatcaactgtgattaATACccattcttagcaatacaataatccaagacaattccaaaagactcttTTTtaggtgtggttttttttttttttgcaaggcaatgaggttaagcagcttgcccaagcagctaggcaatcacttagtgtctaaggttggactccaacccaggtactcctgattccaaggccggtgctctagccactgcaccacctagctgcccccccaaaagactcttgatgaaaaatgctaaccacctccagagaaagaactgatatagtGTGAATGaatatcaaagcatactatttttcactttattttttgctttttttcttttaatctgtcTTCTTTCACacgactaatatagaaatatattttgcataattgcATATAGCTATAATTTATATCATAGTGTTTACTATttcagggaagggggaaggaagagaggaaaggagataatttggaatttaaaattagaaaaaagaaacatcttGATGGCTTTGATACTCTCAAGTATATtgcattttatgaaaaaactaccTATTTTTAGTGCCAAAAGATAGGAGAGAAAACATGGAGTTGTTGATTACTTGCAGAACTTGTAGTGAGGAGATGTGGCTGTTCAAATCTAACTCTTGCCAAATCAGCAACCCTCTAAGTTCTATAGGAGGGTTTAGGTGAAAGGAACTCCTACATTAGCAATGTGCTCTCAGTGTACACAGCAGAAAGAAAATCCTGAAGTTTCTCTCTTTGAGAATATTAAAATCTGCTATTGAAGATATACAATACTCACAAGAATACCTTTGAGGGGCTTAATTACCAAATCTGAATATGGTTTATTGCTATTGGAAGAATCTAATAGGAGCACATGATCTTGGGAGGAAAAACATCATTGACCAACAGGAGATCAATTGGATGCCTGCATCAAGCATTTCTCCATCATGAAAGATTCCATTCATTCATTGCTActttcaagattaaaaaaaaaagtttaaattaaaaaaacacaaaactcaTTTCTTCCTGCAATTCCAGATTTTTCAATGGCCTCTGACCTGAGTTATTTGATAGttgcttcccttctccctttgGTTCTGCTGGAAGACTGGCCTAACTTTGACTGTCTTTACTTAAGCATTCATTTTCCCATCCTTGAAGGAGTATGGGGCTGAACTTGGAGTCTGGAAAACTGAGATTTGGATCCCTCCTCAAATAGTGACTaattagttctgtgaccttggacaagtcgcttaacttCCCTAAGCCTGTTTCTTATGCTACACAAGAGAAAAAATGCCTAATAATATTTGACAGGATTGATGTGATTCTCAAACCAGACCATGTAAATTCCAGCTAGAAGTTATTTCTGAGGCTATCTactccaattccctcattttacaaatgaggaaactgaggctcagagaatttaaatgtcttgcccagaaCCCTCTGACTCTCAGATGAATGTCCTTTCCATTTAATTATGCTGTCTCCCACACTTCACACATTGTAAAGCTCAATGTAAATGCCAATTACTATCATGCCTAAAAGGAAGATAATACTAGCTATAAATTGGCCTTTTCCCAAATGCCAGTTTAATAGGGCCCTACAGTGAAATTGAGAGTTTGTAATTCTAGAGCCTTAAGGTTGAGCC from Macrotis lagotis isolate mMagLag1 chromosome 2, bilby.v1.9.chrom.fasta, whole genome shotgun sequence includes these protein-coding regions:
- the LOC141511441 gene encoding TAR DNA-binding protein 43-like isoform X2, with amino-acid sequence MSEYIRVTEDENDEPIEIPSEDDGTVLLSTVTAQFPGACGLRYRNPVSQCMRGVRLVEGILHAPDAGWGNLVYVVNYPKDNKRKMDETDASSAVKVKRAVQKTSDLIVLGLPWKTTEQDLKEYFSTFGEVLMVQVKKDIKTGHSKGFGFVRFTEYETQVKVMSQHHMIDGLWCDCKLPNSKQSPDEPLRSRKVFVGHCTEDMTADELRQFFCQYGEVLDVFIPKPFRAFAFVTFADDQVAQSLCGEDLIIKGISVHIPNAEPKHNSNRQLERSGRFGGNPVHLISNVYGRSTSLKVVL
- the LOC141511441 gene encoding TAR DNA-binding protein 43-like isoform X1, which translates into the protein MSEYIRVTEDENDEPIEIPSEDDGTVLLSTVTAQFPGACGLRYRNPVSQCMRGVRLVEGILHAPDAGWGNLVYVVNYPKDNKRKMDETDASSAVKVKRAVQKTSDLIVLGLPWKTTEQDLKEYFSTFGEVLMVQVKKDIKTGHSKGFGFVRFTEYETQVKVMSQHHMIDGLWCDCKLPNSKQSPDEPLRSRKVFVGHCTEDMTADELRQFFCQYGEVLDVFIPKPFRAFAFVTFADDQVAQSLCGEDLIIKGISVHIPNAEPKHNSNRQLERSGRFGGNPGGFGNQGGFGYSRGGGAGLGNNQGSNMGGGMNFGAFSINPAMMAATQAALQSSWGMMGMLASQQNQSGPSGNNQSQGNMQREPNQAFGSGNNSYSGSNSGAAIGWGSASNAGSGSGFNGGFGSSMDSKSSG